One Alosa alosa isolate M-15738 ecotype Scorff River chromosome 22, AALO_Geno_1.1, whole genome shotgun sequence DNA segment encodes these proteins:
- the foxj1b gene encoding forkhead box protein J1-B: protein MPVLMSPDIATKFKEKWMLLHPDDRDNINGAVNLDDSLTSLHWLQNFSILSANPEKGPSSGCHPSHIYYNKHLPLWGTDSPSSPPAGDTAATGMPQTPGTSCSHSTITTSYSHPQAGPYSHNHMMAHMNPPEEIDYKTNRHVKPPYSYATLICMAMQASKKTKITLSEIYSWITENFCYYRHAEPSWQNSIRHNLSLNKCFMKVPRQKDEPGKGGFWQIDPQYADMFVNGVFKRRRMPATNFTTQRQSKHQLSSCGQSGQGSQHLGMAFYQGTGMDHKRKQAPPKRGGSKLARMPKSPLLATEAKGADMLRGDFDLASVFDDVLSSGGSTFEDLDINTALSSLGCEMELSPQGQHAAATRGKWYTSEDEQACAYLEASSMMGDLQHQHQQQQHRQLHHHQQQQHLQSHPLYYEGMTLFSDQHQLHPWEEIKEEPQPVPLSLDQGFGFSEGFFSEMQLWERAESYM from the exons ATGCCCGTGTTGATGAGTCCGGATATTGCCACGAAGTTTAAAGAGAAATGGATGCTGCTCCATCCAGATGACAGGGATAACATCAACGGTGCCGTAAACCTGGACGATAGCCTGACTAGTTTGCACTGGCTTCAGAATTTTTCTATTCTGAGCGCTAACCCCGAGAAAGGTCCCAGCTCTGGCTGTCACCCGTCTCACATCTACTACAACAAACACCTGCCTCTATGGGGTACCGACTCTCCCTCCAGTCCTCCCGCCGGAGACACCGCGGCGACAGGGATGCCGCAAACTCCCGGGACGTCTTGCAGCCACTCGACCATCACAACCAGTTACTCACATCCACAAGCGGGACCTTATTCTCATAACCATATGATGGCTCACATGAATCCGCCGGAGGAGATCGACTACAAGACGAACCGTCACGTAAAGCCGCCGTACTCCTACGCAACGCTCATCTGTATGGCGATGCAAGCCAGCAAGAAGACCAAGATTACCCTGTCTGAAATCTACAGTTGGATCACGGAGAATTTCTGCTATTACAGACACGCAGAACCAAGTTGGCAG AATTCCATTCGCCACAACTTGTCCTTGAACAAGTGTTTCATGAAGGTCCCACGGCAGAAGGACGAACCGGGGAAAGGAGGGTTCTGGCAGATCGACCCCCAGTACGCCGACATGTTCGTTAACGGTGTCTTCAAGCGCCGGCGAATGCCCGCCACCAACTTCACCACCCAGCGGCAGAGCAAGCACCAGCTTTCCTCCTGCGGTCAGTCTGGCCAGGGCAGCCAGCACCTTGGCATGGCCTTCTACCAGGGGACGGGCATGGACCATAAGCGGAAACAAGCGCCACCCAAGCGTGGAGGTAGCAAGCTGGCACGGATGCCCAAGTCCCCGCTGCTGGCCACTGAAGCCAAGGGGGCGGACATGCTCCGTGGGGACTTTGACCTGGCCTCGGTGTTCGACGACGTCCTCAGCAGTGGTGGCAGCACGTTTGAGGATCTGGACATCAACACGGCGCTGAGCTCCCTGGGCTGTGAGATGGAGCTGTCCCCTCAGGGGCAGCACGCCGCCGCCACCCGTGGCAAGTGGTACACCAGCGAGGATGAGCAGGCCTGTGCCTACCTTGAGGCCAGCAGCATGATGGGAGACCTCCAGCAtcagcaccaacaacaacagcatcgACAACTCCACCACCATCAGCAGCAACAGCATCTACAGTCCCATCCACTCTACTACGAGGGCATGACTCTATTCTCAGATCAGCACCAGCTGCACCCTTGGGAGGAGATCAAGGAGGAGCCTCAGCCAGTCCCACTGTCCCTGGACCAGGGCTTTGGGTTCTCTGAGGGCTTCTTTTCAGAGATGCAGCTGTGGGAGAGGGCGGAGTCATATATGTAG